From Salvia splendens isolate huo1 chromosome 16, SspV2, whole genome shotgun sequence, a single genomic window includes:
- the LOC121771387 gene encoding histone acetyltransferase HAC1-like isoform X1, giving the protein MNTQIFKGSAKECLNQEIACQYQNLMYHQMNDDPALLGPSSSHGSFLPISQPSGGFGFSLGCYVPNLPNSGLNYSMTSNVGFSNLGLDAMYNLRHFQNFSQDDHRGYTMLIDSDGKGKPLMRHFKQLYGDDVSPEQISSVTTCSDADCYSGKTPFEVGAQGVLTEPTKGDNMELDKFTSLSDRDYTSALFSRSKLRHDHLPNYGLQALKSGPPAHVEQRGFNNVQVPRPTDSINILIAYVSFKSKLNVLERRKQEFMNHLHHILCKVQMCKCEEYHNLILHFHNCRNTNCILCQPVREWHNTKKMNAGPIYVPCPVKKVTSESGKSNLYMSRDFSDRDHILPDMQSAPKRMKVENAAKFDNWSLFAVILPHLKQCEGGLVDVEDYMDKANKEPLSSKEASARPVAWNETADNGESMESNESDELLDVGKSLEGHISSAPMNEVPISRGNLGNSLQNFNGALNLDNIKLGNDDAVTHSEEHRLVVEQHDGGCIKTSKVESVTFGGQSTLSDGIYFLPEGNLGKSLQTSTNALDLADIELGKDVTISHSKGQYMADEEQEIDCVKTSKVKSDVTYGLQDLNSTNISALPQILDLGRSVGTFNDGHSLDNINLGKDAAFSHSEENNLIDKQQEIGCVTTSKVESNVPFSPQSLNSKGISVLPQVSAIDEEENSKLMSQVSHETVDATYAFADPDNQCGRKLDDLKASGVALTDFFTAEQIREHLCSLNQDINMDVGQELHASMYAHTGGSNTCQLCALETLTFTALAMCCTSCGARIKHKVTYYWTKDGAGTQYCFCTICFKEARGGKILYRGISFPKAELYKGKNTEESGEPWVQCDRCERWQHQICALYNSERDLKGKAKYICPFCRYAEIKAKGHMPITPVFWAQELTRTKLSDYIEQRLFESLQRERKQRAEFLGKPEEVPEALDLTVRVVLSVNKQLRVKQQFLDVLHGETYPEEFPYKSKVILLFQKVGGVDVCIFAMYVQEFGSECGNPNKRSVYISYLDSVKYFRPDIKTVSGVALRTFVYHEILIGYLDYCKRLGFITCYIWACPPWKGEDYILHCHPETQKRPNSHKLVQWYKKMLKKGKEENVVVEFTNFYDHFFVPNGDSNCKITAARLPYFDGDFWSRAIEDLVKAIEKDGGESDRQLKNQMTKRTMKAMGHNDLSADATKDILVMQKLGHRILTAKEEFLVVHLQFTCTNCHEAILSGSCWSCNQCSKFYICSRCLEHEHSSNLLETHSGNFGDKHQLYKIPVNDEVADTNDNDGLLENEFFDDRLSFLSFCEKNFYRFDTLRRAKHSSMMIIHHLHESRSRAMEEAICSICNQNVVAGWHCEMCPQFHVCVACFQREGDHCHFHKLVKHFLKADSGKGTEQMHQQLALEADSRKKSEQIQQYRISEILDLLEHASKCLSTKNNPCSNLKCFPLKNTFRHTRDCTRRVAGGCMHCKRIWDMLVMHSNVCEDSNCRIPRCMDIKNYRRKQTTKSDEVV; this is encoded by the exons ATGAACACTCAGATTTTTAAAGGGTCAGCTAAG gAGTGCCTAAACCAAGAGATTGCTTGCCAATATCAAAACCTAATGTATCACCAAATGAATGATGATCCTGCGCTTCTTGGACCATCTTCATCTCACGGGTCCTTTTTACCTATTAGCCAACCAAGTGGAGGCTTTGGGTTCTCACTAGGTTGTTATGTTCCAAACCTGCCGAATTCTGGCTTGAACTATTCGATGACATCCAATGTTGGCTTTAGCAATCTTGGACTTGATGCTATGTATAATTTACGGCACTTTCAGA ATTTTTCACAGGATGATCACAGAGGTTACACAATGCTAATTGATTCTGATGGTAAAGGCAAACCTTTGATGCGGCACTTTAAGCAATTATATGGAGATGATGTTTCTCCCGAGCAGATCTCATCAGTCACAACATGTTCTGATGCAGATTGTTATTCTGGTAAGACACCATTTGAAGTTGGTGCTCAAGGTGTTCTCACAGAGCCAACAAAAG GTGATAATATGGAGCTAGATAAATTCACCTCATTGTCGGATCGGGACTATACAAGTGCTCTATTCAGTAGGTCCAAATTAAGGCATGACCACTTGCCCAATTATGGACTGCAGGCTCTTAAATCAGGTCCTCCTGCACATGTTGAGCAAAGAGGATTTAATAATGTTCAAGTTCCCAGGCCAACAGATTCAATTAATATTCTAATCGCATATGTCAGTTTCAAAAGCAAGCTAAATGTTCTTGAAAGAAGGAAGCAGGAATTTATGAATCACTTGCACCATATACTGTGTAAGGTCCAAATGTGCAAGTGTGAAGAATATCATAATTTGATATTACACTTCCACAACTGTCGCAACACCAACTGTATCTTATGTCAACCAGTTCGTGAGTGGCACAATACTAAGAAAATGAATGCCGGGCCTATTTATGTGCCGTGCCCTGTGAAGAAAGTTACATCAGAATCAGGAAAGTCGAATCTATATATGTCAAGAGATTTCAGTGATAGAGATCACATTCTTCCAGACATGCAATCTGCACCTAAACGGATGAAGGTAGAGAATGCTGCTAAGTTTGACAACTGGTCCCTGTTTGCGGTTATCCTTCCACACTTAAAGCAGTGTGAAGGAGGTCTGGTTGATGTTGAGGATTATATGGACAAGGCAAACAAAGAACCGTTAAGCTCAAAGGAAGCATCAGCAAGACCTGTAGCATGGAATGAAACTGCAGATAATGGTGAATCAATGGAGTCTAATGAATCAGATGAACTTCTAGATGTGGGGAAGTCACTTGAAGGCCATATAAGCTCAGCCCCAATGAATGAGGTTCCCATATCCAGAGGTAACCTTGGGAATAGTCTTCAAAATTTTAATGGTGCTCTCAATCTTGACAACATAAAGCTGGGAAATGATGATGCTGTTACTCATTCTGAAGAACACAGATTGGTTGTTGAACAACACGATGGGGGCTGTATTAAGACTAGTAAAGTAGAAAGTGTAACTTTTGGCGGTCAAAGTACACTTTCCGACGGCATTTATTTTCTTCCTGAAGGCAATCTTGGGAAAAGTCTTCAAACTTCAACCAACGCTCTTGATCTTGCTGACATAGAGCTGGGTAAAGATGTTACCATATCTCATTCCAAAGGGCAATATATGGCTGATGAAGAGCAGGAGATAGACTGTGTGAAGACAAGCAAGGTGAAAAGTGATGTAACTTATGGTCTTCAAGATTTAAACTCTACCAACATTTCAGCTCTTCCGCAAATACTCGATCTTGGGAGAAGTGTTGGAACTTTTAATGATGGGCATAGTCTTGACAACATAAATCTCGGAAAAGATGCTGCCTTTTCTCATTCTGAAGAGAACAATTTGATCGACAAACAGCAGGAGATAGGCTGTGTGACGACTAGTAAAGTGGAAAGTAATGTACCTTTTAGTCCTCAAAGTTTAAATTCTAAAGGCATTTCTGTCCTTCCTCAAGTCTCAGCAATTGATGAAGAAGAGAACTCCAAACTGATGAGCCAGGTCTCGCACGAGACAGTAGATGCTACATATGCTTTTGCCGACCCTGACAATCAATGTGGAAGAAAGTTGGATGATTTGAAAGCATCAGGTGTTGCCTTAACTGATTTCTTCACAGCTGAGCAAATAAGAGAACACTTGTGTAGTCTCAATCAAGATATCAACATG GATGTTGGGCAGGAACTGCATGCAAGCATGTATGCCCACACAGGTGGGTCAAATACCTGTCAGTTATGTGCTTTGGAAACGCTCACATTTACTGCTCTGGCTATGTGCTGTACATCTTGTGGAGCTCGAATCAAACACAAGGTGACTTATTATTGGACAAAAGATGGAGCGGGTACACAATACTGCTTTTGTACAATATGCTTCAAGGAAGCTCGTGGTGGTAAAATCTTATATAGGGGGATATCATTTCCAAAAGCAGAGCTTTACAAGGGCAAAAACACTGAAGAATCTGGTGAACCA TGGGTACAATGTGACAGATGTGAGCGTTGGCAACATCAGATTTGTGCTCTTTATAATTCTGAACGAGATCTGAAAGGGAAAGCAAAGTACATTTGTCCATTCTGTCGATATGCTGAGATAAAAGCTAAGGGGCATATGCCTATAACTCCAGTTTTTTGGGCACAAGAGCTTACAAGAACCAAGCTTAGTGATTACATAGAACAAAGACTTTTTGAGAGTCTTCAGCGAGAGAGGAAACAGAGAGCAGAATTTCTTGGAAAGCCTGAAGAG GTGCCTGAAGCGTTAGATCTCACAGTTAGAGTGGTGTTATCTGTGAATAAACAATTAAGAGTGAAGCAGCAGTTTTTAGATGTTCTCCATGGTGAGACTTATCCGGAAGAGTTTCCATATAAATCTAAG GTGATTCTATTGTTCCAAAAAGTTGGAGGAGTGGATGTATGCATATTTGCTATGTATGTTCAAGAGTTTGGGTCAGAATGTGGGAACCCAAACAAACGCTCTGTATATATTTCGTATCTTGACTCAGTGAAGTACTTCAGACCTGATATAAAAACTGTGTCTGGTGTTGCTTTGCGTACCTTTGTATATCATGAAATACTG ATTGGATATCTTGATTACTGCAAGCGGCTTGGTTTCATTACCTGCTACATATGGGCTTGCCCACCTTGGAAAGGGGAAGATTACATACTACATTGCCATCCTGAGACTCAGAAAAGACCAAATTCACATAAGCTAGTTCAGTG GTACAAGAAGATGCTTAAGAAGGGCAAGGAAGAAAATGTTGTGGTCGAATTTACTAATTTCTATGACCATTTCTTTGTTCCGAATGGAGACTCCAACTGCAAGATAACGGCAGCACGGTTGCCTTATTTTGATGGAGATTTCTGGTCCCGTGCCATTGAAGATCTGGTAAAAGCAATTGAGAAAGATGGTGGAGAATCTGACAGACAATTGAAGAATCAAATGACAAAAAGAACTATGAAAGCAATGGGACATAATGATCTTTCGGCTGATGCAACAAAAGATATTCTAGTTATGCAAAAG CTTGGGCATAGAATCCTGACTGCAAAGGAAGAGTTCCTCGTCGTCCATTTGCAGTTTACCTGCACAAACTGTCATGAAGCAATACTGTCTGGAAGTTGTTGGTCTTGTAACCAGTGCAGCAAATTTTACATATGCAGCAG ATGCCTTGAACACGAACACTCTTCCAATTTACTGGAAACTCACAGTGGCAACTTTGGGGATAAACACCAGCTCTATAAG ATACCAGTGAATGATGAAGTAGCTGATACTAACGATAATGATGGTCTTTTAGAGAATGAATTCTTTGATGATAGACTTTCTTTCTTGAGCTTCTGTGAGAAGAATTTTTACCGATTTGACACACTTCGCCGTGCTAAGCATTCATCAATGATGATCATTCATCATCTCCATGAATCAAGATCAAGAGCAATGGAAGAAGCCATCTGCAGTATTTGTAATCAGAATGTAGTGGCAGGATGGCATTGCGAGATGTGTCCCCAGTTTCATGTTTGTGTTGCATGCTTCCAAAGGGAGGGGGATCATTGTCATTTTCACAAGTTAGTTAAGCATTTTTTAAAGGCTGATTCGGGAAAAGGGACTGAACAAATGCATCAGCAATTAGCATTGGAAGCTGATTCCAGAAAAAAGAGTGAACAAATACAGCAGTATAGAATATCAGAG ATTCTGGATCTACTAGAACATGCCAGTAAGTGTCTATCAACCAAAAACAACCCCTGCTCGAACCTCAAATGCTTTCCTCTCAAGAACACATTCCGGCACACCAGGGATTGTACACGTCGTGTAGCTGGTGGTTGCATGCACTGTAAGAGAATCTGGGATATGCTCGTAATGCACTCAAATGTTTGCGAAGATTCAAATTGCAGAATACCACGTTGCAT GGACATTAAAAATTATAGAAGAAAACAGACCACAAAATCTGACGAGGTAGTGTAA
- the LOC121771387 gene encoding histone acetyltransferase HAC1-like isoform X2, with product MLALAILDLMLCIIYGTFRVDFSQDDHRGYTMLIDSDGKGKPLMRHFKQLYGDDVSPEQISSVTTCSDADCYSGKTPFEVGAQGVLTEPTKGDNMELDKFTSLSDRDYTSALFSRSKLRHDHLPNYGLQALKSGPPAHVEQRGFNNVQVPRPTDSINILIAYVSFKSKLNVLERRKQEFMNHLHHILCKVQMCKCEEYHNLILHFHNCRNTNCILCQPVREWHNTKKMNAGPIYVPCPVKKVTSESGKSNLYMSRDFSDRDHILPDMQSAPKRMKVENAAKFDNWSLFAVILPHLKQCEGGLVDVEDYMDKANKEPLSSKEASARPVAWNETADNGESMESNESDELLDVGKSLEGHISSAPMNEVPISRGNLGNSLQNFNGALNLDNIKLGNDDAVTHSEEHRLVVEQHDGGCIKTSKVESVTFGGQSTLSDGIYFLPEGNLGKSLQTSTNALDLADIELGKDVTISHSKGQYMADEEQEIDCVKTSKVKSDVTYGLQDLNSTNISALPQILDLGRSVGTFNDGHSLDNINLGKDAAFSHSEENNLIDKQQEIGCVTTSKVESNVPFSPQSLNSKGISVLPQVSAIDEEENSKLMSQVSHETVDATYAFADPDNQCGRKLDDLKASGVALTDFFTAEQIREHLCSLNQDINMDVGQELHASMYAHTGGSNTCQLCALETLTFTALAMCCTSCGARIKHKVTYYWTKDGAGTQYCFCTICFKEARGGKILYRGISFPKAELYKGKNTEESGEPWVQCDRCERWQHQICALYNSERDLKGKAKYICPFCRYAEIKAKGHMPITPVFWAQELTRTKLSDYIEQRLFESLQRERKQRAEFLGKPEEVPEALDLTVRVVLSVNKQLRVKQQFLDVLHGETYPEEFPYKSKVILLFQKVGGVDVCIFAMYVQEFGSECGNPNKRSVYISYLDSVKYFRPDIKTVSGVALRTFVYHEILIGYLDYCKRLGFITCYIWACPPWKGEDYILHCHPETQKRPNSHKLVQWYKKMLKKGKEENVVVEFTNFYDHFFVPNGDSNCKITAARLPYFDGDFWSRAIEDLVKAIEKDGGESDRQLKNQMTKRTMKAMGHNDLSADATKDILVMQKLGHRILTAKEEFLVVHLQFTCTNCHEAILSGSCWSCNQCSKFYICSRCLEHEHSSNLLETHSGNFGDKHQLYKIPVNDEVADTNDNDGLLENEFFDDRLSFLSFCEKNFYRFDTLRRAKHSSMMIIHHLHESRSRAMEEAICSICNQNVVAGWHCEMCPQFHVCVACFQREGDHCHFHKLVKHFLKADSGKGTEQMHQQLALEADSRKKSEQIQQYRISEILDLLEHASKCLSTKNNPCSNLKCFPLKNTFRHTRDCTRRVAGGCMHCKRIWDMLVMHSNVCEDSNCRIPRCMDIKNYRRKQTTKSDEVV from the exons ATGTTGGCTTTAGCAATCTTGGACTTGATGCTATGTATAATTTACGGCACTTTCAGAGTAG ATTTTTCACAGGATGATCACAGAGGTTACACAATGCTAATTGATTCTGATGGTAAAGGCAAACCTTTGATGCGGCACTTTAAGCAATTATATGGAGATGATGTTTCTCCCGAGCAGATCTCATCAGTCACAACATGTTCTGATGCAGATTGTTATTCTGGTAAGACACCATTTGAAGTTGGTGCTCAAGGTGTTCTCACAGAGCCAACAAAAG GTGATAATATGGAGCTAGATAAATTCACCTCATTGTCGGATCGGGACTATACAAGTGCTCTATTCAGTAGGTCCAAATTAAGGCATGACCACTTGCCCAATTATGGACTGCAGGCTCTTAAATCAGGTCCTCCTGCACATGTTGAGCAAAGAGGATTTAATAATGTTCAAGTTCCCAGGCCAACAGATTCAATTAATATTCTAATCGCATATGTCAGTTTCAAAAGCAAGCTAAATGTTCTTGAAAGAAGGAAGCAGGAATTTATGAATCACTTGCACCATATACTGTGTAAGGTCCAAATGTGCAAGTGTGAAGAATATCATAATTTGATATTACACTTCCACAACTGTCGCAACACCAACTGTATCTTATGTCAACCAGTTCGTGAGTGGCACAATACTAAGAAAATGAATGCCGGGCCTATTTATGTGCCGTGCCCTGTGAAGAAAGTTACATCAGAATCAGGAAAGTCGAATCTATATATGTCAAGAGATTTCAGTGATAGAGATCACATTCTTCCAGACATGCAATCTGCACCTAAACGGATGAAGGTAGAGAATGCTGCTAAGTTTGACAACTGGTCCCTGTTTGCGGTTATCCTTCCACACTTAAAGCAGTGTGAAGGAGGTCTGGTTGATGTTGAGGATTATATGGACAAGGCAAACAAAGAACCGTTAAGCTCAAAGGAAGCATCAGCAAGACCTGTAGCATGGAATGAAACTGCAGATAATGGTGAATCAATGGAGTCTAATGAATCAGATGAACTTCTAGATGTGGGGAAGTCACTTGAAGGCCATATAAGCTCAGCCCCAATGAATGAGGTTCCCATATCCAGAGGTAACCTTGGGAATAGTCTTCAAAATTTTAATGGTGCTCTCAATCTTGACAACATAAAGCTGGGAAATGATGATGCTGTTACTCATTCTGAAGAACACAGATTGGTTGTTGAACAACACGATGGGGGCTGTATTAAGACTAGTAAAGTAGAAAGTGTAACTTTTGGCGGTCAAAGTACACTTTCCGACGGCATTTATTTTCTTCCTGAAGGCAATCTTGGGAAAAGTCTTCAAACTTCAACCAACGCTCTTGATCTTGCTGACATAGAGCTGGGTAAAGATGTTACCATATCTCATTCCAAAGGGCAATATATGGCTGATGAAGAGCAGGAGATAGACTGTGTGAAGACAAGCAAGGTGAAAAGTGATGTAACTTATGGTCTTCAAGATTTAAACTCTACCAACATTTCAGCTCTTCCGCAAATACTCGATCTTGGGAGAAGTGTTGGAACTTTTAATGATGGGCATAGTCTTGACAACATAAATCTCGGAAAAGATGCTGCCTTTTCTCATTCTGAAGAGAACAATTTGATCGACAAACAGCAGGAGATAGGCTGTGTGACGACTAGTAAAGTGGAAAGTAATGTACCTTTTAGTCCTCAAAGTTTAAATTCTAAAGGCATTTCTGTCCTTCCTCAAGTCTCAGCAATTGATGAAGAAGAGAACTCCAAACTGATGAGCCAGGTCTCGCACGAGACAGTAGATGCTACATATGCTTTTGCCGACCCTGACAATCAATGTGGAAGAAAGTTGGATGATTTGAAAGCATCAGGTGTTGCCTTAACTGATTTCTTCACAGCTGAGCAAATAAGAGAACACTTGTGTAGTCTCAATCAAGATATCAACATG GATGTTGGGCAGGAACTGCATGCAAGCATGTATGCCCACACAGGTGGGTCAAATACCTGTCAGTTATGTGCTTTGGAAACGCTCACATTTACTGCTCTGGCTATGTGCTGTACATCTTGTGGAGCTCGAATCAAACACAAGGTGACTTATTATTGGACAAAAGATGGAGCGGGTACACAATACTGCTTTTGTACAATATGCTTCAAGGAAGCTCGTGGTGGTAAAATCTTATATAGGGGGATATCATTTCCAAAAGCAGAGCTTTACAAGGGCAAAAACACTGAAGAATCTGGTGAACCA TGGGTACAATGTGACAGATGTGAGCGTTGGCAACATCAGATTTGTGCTCTTTATAATTCTGAACGAGATCTGAAAGGGAAAGCAAAGTACATTTGTCCATTCTGTCGATATGCTGAGATAAAAGCTAAGGGGCATATGCCTATAACTCCAGTTTTTTGGGCACAAGAGCTTACAAGAACCAAGCTTAGTGATTACATAGAACAAAGACTTTTTGAGAGTCTTCAGCGAGAGAGGAAACAGAGAGCAGAATTTCTTGGAAAGCCTGAAGAG GTGCCTGAAGCGTTAGATCTCACAGTTAGAGTGGTGTTATCTGTGAATAAACAATTAAGAGTGAAGCAGCAGTTTTTAGATGTTCTCCATGGTGAGACTTATCCGGAAGAGTTTCCATATAAATCTAAG GTGATTCTATTGTTCCAAAAAGTTGGAGGAGTGGATGTATGCATATTTGCTATGTATGTTCAAGAGTTTGGGTCAGAATGTGGGAACCCAAACAAACGCTCTGTATATATTTCGTATCTTGACTCAGTGAAGTACTTCAGACCTGATATAAAAACTGTGTCTGGTGTTGCTTTGCGTACCTTTGTATATCATGAAATACTG ATTGGATATCTTGATTACTGCAAGCGGCTTGGTTTCATTACCTGCTACATATGGGCTTGCCCACCTTGGAAAGGGGAAGATTACATACTACATTGCCATCCTGAGACTCAGAAAAGACCAAATTCACATAAGCTAGTTCAGTG GTACAAGAAGATGCTTAAGAAGGGCAAGGAAGAAAATGTTGTGGTCGAATTTACTAATTTCTATGACCATTTCTTTGTTCCGAATGGAGACTCCAACTGCAAGATAACGGCAGCACGGTTGCCTTATTTTGATGGAGATTTCTGGTCCCGTGCCATTGAAGATCTGGTAAAAGCAATTGAGAAAGATGGTGGAGAATCTGACAGACAATTGAAGAATCAAATGACAAAAAGAACTATGAAAGCAATGGGACATAATGATCTTTCGGCTGATGCAACAAAAGATATTCTAGTTATGCAAAAG CTTGGGCATAGAATCCTGACTGCAAAGGAAGAGTTCCTCGTCGTCCATTTGCAGTTTACCTGCACAAACTGTCATGAAGCAATACTGTCTGGAAGTTGTTGGTCTTGTAACCAGTGCAGCAAATTTTACATATGCAGCAG ATGCCTTGAACACGAACACTCTTCCAATTTACTGGAAACTCACAGTGGCAACTTTGGGGATAAACACCAGCTCTATAAG ATACCAGTGAATGATGAAGTAGCTGATACTAACGATAATGATGGTCTTTTAGAGAATGAATTCTTTGATGATAGACTTTCTTTCTTGAGCTTCTGTGAGAAGAATTTTTACCGATTTGACACACTTCGCCGTGCTAAGCATTCATCAATGATGATCATTCATCATCTCCATGAATCAAGATCAAGAGCAATGGAAGAAGCCATCTGCAGTATTTGTAATCAGAATGTAGTGGCAGGATGGCATTGCGAGATGTGTCCCCAGTTTCATGTTTGTGTTGCATGCTTCCAAAGGGAGGGGGATCATTGTCATTTTCACAAGTTAGTTAAGCATTTTTTAAAGGCTGATTCGGGAAAAGGGACTGAACAAATGCATCAGCAATTAGCATTGGAAGCTGATTCCAGAAAAAAGAGTGAACAAATACAGCAGTATAGAATATCAGAG ATTCTGGATCTACTAGAACATGCCAGTAAGTGTCTATCAACCAAAAACAACCCCTGCTCGAACCTCAAATGCTTTCCTCTCAAGAACACATTCCGGCACACCAGGGATTGTACACGTCGTGTAGCTGGTGGTTGCATGCACTGTAAGAGAATCTGGGATATGCTCGTAATGCACTCAAATGTTTGCGAAGATTCAAATTGCAGAATACCACGTTGCAT GGACATTAAAAATTATAGAAGAAAACAGACCACAAAATCTGACGAGGTAGTGTAA